One part of the Ornithodoros turicata isolate Travis chromosome 2, ASM3712646v1, whole genome shotgun sequence genome encodes these proteins:
- the LOC135384830 gene encoding uncharacterized protein K02A2.6-like — MSLPDGDTQERSTFTASLATFNVTPPEPFTFKTPNDWPTWRKRFLRFRAASGLNDKAELSQVDALIYIMGEQAEDIYATLKLSPEDARKFDKVLEAFDAYFVPRRNIIFERAKFNTRVQQDGESVEEFVTVLHSMADLCNYGALGEELIRDRLVAGLRDKKVSEQLQLDSELTLQKAITAARQRETVRLQQAELHKGNDATVHRLTTHKVSPGSDSRRLATRKIHAGTTRPSSKSASQKLCRWCGRDRHARQDCPAKDKICSKCKKKGHFSSVCLSAKQTQSAPDGTTAFLGVVAHGGTSKWQVPVLVQGIPLTFKVDTGADETVIPESVFLKHFTGIRLEPPKRRLRGPDGKMLKVTGMTSLQTVFQGQESQQDIYVLKELPTCLLGQPAIDSLKVLPTIQMLSKASPFEEYATVFQGLGVLQGDYDIKLAPDARPFALSSPRRVPLPLYKKTKEELQRMEKLGVITPVMEPTAWCAPMVTVPKKSGGIRLCIDFTQLNRYVLREFHPIPSVEHSLAMLKNAKVFSKLDANSGFWQIPLSEQSKHLTTFITPFGRYSFNRLPFGISSAPEHFQKRVATLLKDLHGVLCHMDDILIWGANQIEHDHHLEAVMTRIQEAGMSLNKDKCIFSVSQVTFLGHIVDGSGIRPDEEKVNAILKMTPPTDKTGLRRLLGMATYLTRFVPKVAELLQPLSCMLSSKQEFVWGAPQQEAFQKWKQILSTSPVLGIYDPAKETVVTADASSFGLGAVLRQKQDDGKYQVIAYASRILTDVERRYAQIEKEGLALLWASEKFRDYLIGKKFLLETDHKPLVSLFSTKQLDDLTPRLQRMRMRLMRYTYEITYVPGKDLLAAEALSRTPLRKTDGTDLTEEIECFVHYVETHLPGTARSLLDIQQEQEKDETCQHIIRFTRHGWPTRRDLGQDLKPFWLARHQLAVADSLLMHGTQIVIPKTCQQQILQLLHEGHFGLEKCTTRAKHAVWWPSINEDIAQTVKNCHECVQLKTNRKLPLITTDFPDRPWQKIAMDLFHCQGSWWLIVVDYYSRYPELVRLHSLSSEAIVNHGKSIFARHGIPEVVISDNGPQFSQSSSSPFARFSTEYGFRHVTSSPGYPQSNGLAEAAVKIVKMSMKKTKDPYKSLLAYRASPLKNGYSPAELLMGRRLRTNVPVAQLQLVPYTPDYKKVAAFETKNKRDEERHYNRRHGVRELPPLGVGTDVWVIDLQRKGVVQGQTPQPRSYSVSTEQGEVRRNRTHLVPLPGQPEPSTSTASAPQSSHLETDTSTDVPTDQQCTDTTHWHTKRGRCVIPPKKYQA; from the coding sequence ATGTCTCTCCCCGACGGCGACACACAAGAGCGTTCGACGTTTACGGCATCCTTGGCTACATTCAATGTAACGCCACCGGAACCTTTCACGTTCAAGACGCCGAATGACTGGCCCACTTGGAGGAAACGCTTTCTACGTTTCCGTGCTGCCTCTGGCCTCAACGACAAGGCTGAGTTAAGCCAAGTAGATGCACTGATCTACATTATGGGTGAGCAAGCGGAGGACATATACGCCACGCTGAAGCTTAGTCCCGAAGACGCACGCAAGTTCGACAAGGTGCTAGAAGCGTTCGATGCCTACTTCGTTCCGCGCCGCAACATCATCTttgaacgtgcaaagttcaacACGAGAGTACAACAGGATGGGGAATCTGTGGAGGAATTCGTGACTGTCCTGCATTCAATGGCAGACTTATGCAACTATGGAGCGTTGGGCGAAGAACTGATTCGCGACAGACTGGTTGCAGGCCTTCGAGACAAGAAAGTTTCGGAACAACTACAGCTCGACTCTGAACTCACTCTACAAAAGGCTATCACAGCGGCTCGCCAGCGAGAAACTGTCCGGCTGCAGCAAGCTGAACTTCACAAAGGCAATGACGCTACAGTACATCGACTAACGACGCACAAAGTGTCACCGGGGTCCGATTCAAGGAGACTGGCAACCAGGAAGATTCACGCAGGCACAACCCGTCCTTCTTCAAAGTCAGCTTCCCAAAAGCTCTGCCGGTGGTGCGGCCGTGACAGGCACGCAAGACAGGACTGCCCAGCAAAAGACAAGATATGCTCCAAATGCAAGAAGAAGGGGCACTTCTCATCAGTTTGCCTTTCGGCTAAGCAGACCCAATCTGCCCCCGACGGAACTACTGCATTTCTAGGAGTTGTAGCTCATGGAGGAAcgtcgaaatggcaagtcccaGTCCTTGTTCAAGGAATACCGTTAACGTTTAAAGTTGACACAGGGGCTGACGAAACGGTTATACCAGAGAGCGTTTTCCTTAAGCACTTCACGGGAATCCGGCTCGAACCTCCCAAACGTCGCCTGCGGGGTCCAGACGGCAAAATGCTGAAGGTCACCGGTATGACCTCTCTCCAGACAGTTTTTCAAGGACAAGAAAGCCAACAAGACATTTACGTCTTGAAGGAACTTCCTACATGTTTGCTTGGTCAACCAGCCATAGACAGCCTCAAAGTCCTTCCGACAATACAAATGCTCTCGAAGGCATCCCCATTCGAGGAATATGCTACGGTCTTTCAGGGACTGGGAGTTCTACAAGGAGATTATGACATAAAGCTAGCTCCTGATGCTAGGCCCTTTGCCCTTTCATCTCCACGGAGAGTACCATTGCCCCTATACAAAAAAACCAAAGAGGAACTTCAACGTATGGAGAAGCTAGGAGTCATAACGCCAGTCATGGAACCGACAGCCTGGTGTGCGCCAATGGTAACCGTCCCAAAGAAGTCAGGAGGAATTAGACTTTGCATTGATTTCACTCAGCTCAACCGCTACGTACTGCGTGAATTTCATCCTATCCCTTCTGTCGAACATTCACTCGCAATGCTAAAAAATGCAAAGGTCTTCAGTAAACTCGACGCAAACTCGGGTTTTTGGCAGATACCGCTGAGCGAACAAAGCAAACACTTGACGACGTTCATAACTCCGTTTGGGCGATATTCCTTCAACAGACTTCCATTCGGGATATCGTCCGCGCCAGAACACTTCCAAAAACGAGTGGCAACGCTGCTGAAGGACCTCCACGGAGTTTTGTGTCACATGGATGACATACTCATTTGGGGAGCAAATCAAATCGAACATGACCATCACTTGGAAGCTGTAATGACACGCATCCAAGAAGCAGGGATGTCGCTCAACAAGGACAAATGCATATTCAgtgtttcacaagtgacctttcTAGGTCACATCGTCGACGGCTCAGGCATTCGGCCTGACGAAGAAAAGGTGAACGCCATTCTCAAAATGACTCCCCCTACGGACAAGACGGGCCTCAGGCGGCTACTTGGGATGGCAACGTACCTTACACGCTTTGTACCCAAGGTAGCAGAACTTCTACAGCCACTATCGTGTATGTTAAGCTCCAAGCAGGAATTTGTGTGGGGCGCACCACAACAAGAGGCGTTTCAGAAATGGAAACAAATCCTCTCTACAAGCCCTGTCCTCGGCATCTACGACCCAGCCAAAGAGACGGTCGTCACCGCGGACGCATCTTCCTTCGGCCTCGGAGCTGTCCTGCGACAAAAACAAGACGACGGGAAATACCAAGTCATCGCCTACGCCTCCAGAATTCTCACTGATGTCGAGCGTCGTTATGCTCAAATAGAAAAGGAGGGTTTGGCACTGCTTTGGGCGAGTGAGAAATTCCGAGACTACCTGATCGGGAAAAAGTTTCTTCTCGAgaccgaccacaagcccctgGTGAGCCTGTTCTCGACAAAACAGCTTGATGACTTGACGCCGAGGTTACAGCGCATGCGGATGCGTCTCATGCGATATACCTACGAAATAACGTACGTGCCAGGAAAAGACCTTCTAGCGGCAGAGGCCCTGTCCCGTACACCTCTCCGGAAAACGGACGGCACAGACCTTACAGAGGAGATCGAGTGTTTCGTCCACTATGTTGAGACTCACCTTCCAGGGACAGCGAGAAGTCTACTTGACATACAGCAAGAACAGGAGAAGGACGAGACGTGTCAGCATATCATCAGGTTCACCAGACACGGGTGGCCTACTCGACGGGATCTCGGGCAAGACCTTAAACCCTTTTGGCTAGCACGGCACCAGCTGGCAGTAGCCGATAGTCTGCTAATGCATGGAACGCAGATTGTCATTCCCAAGACCTGTCAACAACAGATTCTCCAGCTTTTACACGAGGGCCACTTCGGCTTGGAAAAATGCACCACACGAGCTAAACATGCTGTTTGGTGGCCAAGTATCAACGAAGACATCGCACAAACGGTGAAGAACTGTCACGAATGCGTGCAACTAAAGACAAACAGGAAGCTACCCCTCATTACAACGGACTTCCCAGACAGGCCCTGGCAGAAAATAGCTATGGACTTGTTCCATTGCCAGGGATCGTGGTGGCTCATTGTAGTTGACTATTACTCGCGGTACCCAGAGCTAGTCCGGCTACATTCATTGTCCAGCGAAGCCATCGTGAATCACGGCAAATCCATATTTGCACGACATGGAATCCCCGAAGTTGTGATAAGCGACAACGGTCCGCAGTTTTCGCAGAGCAGCAGCTCCCCTTTCGCCCGATTTTCAACGGAGTATGGCTTTCGACATGTTACATCCAGCCCAGGCTATCCGCAAAGCAATGGACTTGCCGAGGCGGCAGTGAAGATCGTTAAAATGTCTATGAAGAAGACAAAAGATCCGTACAAGTCGCTGCTAGCATATCGGGCTTCACCCTTGAAAAATGGCTATAGCCCAGCGGAACTTCTAATGGGACGACGGTTGCGCACGAACGTACCTGTCGCGCAGTTACAGCTTGTACCGTACACCCCTGACTACAAGAAAGTGGCAGCCTTCGAAACTAAAAACAAGAGGGACGAAGAGAGGCACTACAATAGGAGACACGGGGTGCGGGAGCTACCTCCACTTGGAGTCGGCACAGATGTTTGGGTAATAGATCTGCAACGGAAAGGCGTTGTCCAGGGACAGACTCCGCAACCCAGGTCCTATTCAGTCTCCACAGAGCAGGGAGAAGTCAGAAGGAACAGGACGCATCTAGTTCCTCTCCCAGGCCAACCAGAGCCCAGTACATCGACAGCGAGCGCTCCGCAAAGCAGCCACCTCGAAACGGACACTTCAACCGACGTACCGACAGACCAACAGTGCACCGACACGACCCACTGGCACACAAAAAGAGGGCGTTGCGTCATCCCTCCAAAAAAGTATCAAGCTTGA